A genomic stretch from Salarias fasciatus chromosome 18, fSalaFa1.1, whole genome shotgun sequence includes:
- the LOC115406053 gene encoding 1-phosphatidylinositol 4,5-bisphosphate phosphodiesterase delta-1-like isoform X1, with amino-acid sequence METNGLEKKVDGMEGDQDLQFLLQGGDLLKVRSQSWKKTRYFKLQDDCKTMWRESKRTFRKKQTCECCPTTSPEFLLDDISVVRHGRQSEGLKKNTEENVEGRCFSIMFKSQRKTLDLIASSEEEAKQWVSSLQKVMFNISNLSHQQKTEHWIYSCLRKADKNDDDKLSESEVKRFLRLINIEVDDDYAEMLFKKCDKSNTGLLSGEEIEHFYDLLTHREEIDVIYGAYAKTTGYMSPQNLLDFLMKEQREEVTLADAHNIIRKFEPDEGAKGKQLLSKDGFLMYLHNADTMVLNPKHKEVYQDMSQPLNHYFISSSHNTYLMEDQLKGPSSTEAYVRALLKGCRCVELDCWDGSDDEPVIYHGHTLTSKILFRDAIQAIKEYAFKTSDYPVILSLENHCSVEQQTVMAHHMNSILGSALITSPLGEGMPSNFPSPEELKGKFLIKGKRLNKLEASFVQDTAAAEDTDVTEEEESNDEDEEQQKKSKKKLKMAKDLSDMVIYCKSVHFHGFEDARKNLGFYEMSSFKEHKAMGLAEESANAYILHNVEKLSRIYPAGSRADSSNYNPVPLWNAGCQIVALNFQTSCSEMDVNQGRFLVNGKSGYVLKPAYMRDLSSEFDPITLTRGDWLKPKTLHVMVISGQQLPKVNKKKSSIVDPLVKVEIYGVQADVAEKETNAIENNGFNPEWNENFQFDVYVPDLALLRFVVKDYDSTSGNEFIGQYTLPLTSLQMGYRHVPLLNKNGDLIPSAGLFVHVMVLDAE; translated from the exons ATGGAAACGAATGGACTCGAAAAGAAAGTGGACG GCATGGAGGGTGATCAGGACCTCCAGTTCCTCCTGCAGGGAGGAGACCTCCTGAAGGTCCGCTCGCAGTCCTGGAAAAAGACTCGCTACTTTAAACTTCAGGACGACTGCAAGACCATGTGGCGCGAATCAAAGAGGACCTTCAGGAAGAAGCAGACCTGTGAGTGCTGCCCCACCACTTCACCTGAAT TCTTGCTGGACGACATCTCGGTGGTGCGACACGGACGCCAGTCAGAGGGCTTGAAGAAGAACACGGAGGAGAATGTGGAGGGCCGCTGCTTCTCCATCATGTTCAAAAGTCAACGCAAGACCCTGGACCTGATCgccagctcagaggaggaggccaaGCAGTGGGTCAGCAGCCTGCAGAAAGTGATGTTCAACATCAGCAACCTCAGTCACCAGCAGAAGACGGAGCA CTGGATCTACAGCTGCCTGAGGAAAGCAGACAAGAACGACGACGACAAGCTGAGCGAGTCCGAGGTCAAACGCTTCCTGCGTCTGAtaaacattgaagtggatgacGATTACGCCGAAATGCTTTTCAAG aaatgtgacaaatCCAACACTGGCTTACTGTCCGGAGAGGAGATCGAGCATTTTTACGACCTGTTGACCCACCGCGAGGAAATCGATGTGATCTATGGAGCGTATGCTAAAACCACCGGCTATATGAGCCCCCAAAACCTGCTGGACTTCCTGATGAAGGAGCAAAGAGAAGAAGTCACTCTTGCCGACGCACACAATATCATCAGGAAGTTTGAGCCAGATGAAGGTG CCAAGGggaagcagctgctgtccaAAGACGGTTTCCTCATGTACCTGCACAACGCAGACACCATGGTTTTAAATCCCAAACACAAGGAAGTGTACCAAGACATGAGCCAGCCCCTCAACCACTATTTCATCTCCTCCTCGCACAACACCTACCTCATGGAGGATCAGCTCAAAGggcccagcagcacagaggCTTACGTCAG GGCCCTGCTGAAGGGCTGCCGCTGCGTGGAGCTGGACTGCTGGGACGGCTCGGATGACGAGCCGGTGATCTACCACGGCCACACACTCACGTCCAAGATCCTCTTCAGAGACGCAATTCAAGCCATCAAGGAATATGCCTTCAAG ACGTCTGATTACCCGGTTATCCTCTCCCTGGAGAACCACTGCAGTGTGGAGCAGCAGACCGTCATGGCTCATCATATGAACTCCATCCTGGGGAGTGCGCTTATCACCTCTCCCCTGGGTGAAGGCATGCCCTCAAACTTCCCATCTCCCGAG GAGCTAAAGGGGAAGTTTCTGATCAAAGGGAAGAGACTAAACAAACTGGAGGCCAGCTTCGTGCAAGAtactgcagctgctgaagatACAGATGTgactgaggaggaagagtcgaatgatgaggatgaagagcagcagaagaagagcaag aaaaagctgaaaatggcCAAAGATCTGTCCGACATGGTGATCTACTGCAAGAGCGTCCACTTCCACGGCTTCGAGGACGCCAGGAAAAACCTGGGTTTCTACGAGATGTCGTCCTTCAAGGAGCATAAAGCCATGGGGCTGGCCGAGGAGTCGG CAAACGCCTACATCCTCCATAACGTGGAGAAGCTGAGCCGCATCTATCCAGCGGGATCCAGGGCCGACTCTTCCAACTATAACCCGGTACCGCTGTGGAACGCCGGCTGCCAAATCG TCGCCCTGAACTTCCAGACCAGCTGCTCGGAGATGGATGTGAACCAGGGCAGGTTTCTGGTCAACGGGAAGAGCGGCTACGTCCTGAAACCGGCCTACATGAGGGACCTGTCCTCAGAGTTCGACCCCATCACCCTGACCCGGGGTGACTGGCTGAAGCCCAAAACGCTGCACGTCATG GTCATATCTGGCCAGCAGCTCCCCAAAGTCAACAAGAAGAAATCCTCCATCGTGGATCCGCTGGTTAAAGTGGAAATCTATGGCGTCCAGGCTGATGTCGCAGAGAAAGAGACCAATGCTATCGAGAACAACG GTTTCAACCCGGAGTGGAATGAGAACTTTCAGTTCGACGTGTACGTGCCAGACCTCGCTCTGCTCCGCTTCGTCGTCAAGGACTACGACTCCACGTCGGGCAACGAGTTCATCGGACAGTACACACTTCCCCTCACGAGCCTACAAATgg GATACAGACACGTGCCTCTGCTCAATAAGAACGGAGACCTCATCCCCTCAGCCGGACTCTTTGTGCACGTCATGGTCCTGGACGCTGAATAA
- the LOC115406053 gene encoding 1-phosphatidylinositol 4,5-bisphosphate phosphodiesterase delta-1-like isoform X3, whose amino-acid sequence MSCIKREPELSRSQELLQHVRSQKVTQVNASLLGMEGDQDLQFLLQGGDLLKVRSQSWKKTRYFKLQDDCKTMWRESKRTFRKKQTCECCPTTSPEFLLDDISVVRHGRQSEGLKKNTEENVEGRCFSIMFKSQRKTLDLIASSEEEAKQWVSSLQKVMFNISNLSHQQKTEHWIYSCLRKADKNDDDKLSESEVKRFLRLINIEVDDDYAEMLFKKCDKSNTGLLSGEEIEHFYDLLTHREEIDVIYGAYAKTTGYMSPQNLLDFLMKEQREEVTLADAHNIIRKFEPDEGAKGKQLLSKDGFLMYLHNADTMVLNPKHKEVYQDMSQPLNHYFISSSHNTYLMEDQLKGPSSTEAYVRALLKGCRCVELDCWDGSDDEPVIYHGHTLTSKILFRDAIQAIKEYAFKTSDYPVILSLENHCSVEQQTVMAHHMNSILGSALITSPLGEGMPSNFPSPEELKGKFLIKGKRLNKLEASFVQDTAAAEDTDVTEEEESNDEDEEQQKKSKKKLKMAKDLSDMVIYCKSVHFHGFEDARKNLGFYEMSSFKEHKAMGLAEESANAYILHNVEKLSRIYPAGSRADSSNYNPVPLWNAGCQIVALNFQTSCSEMDVNQGRFLVNGKSGYVLKPAYMRDLSSEFDPITLTRGDWLKPKTLHVMVISGQQLPKVNKKKSSIVDPLVKVEIYGVQADVAEKETNAIENNGFNPEWNENFQFDVYVPDLALLRFVVKDYDSTSGNEFIGQYTLPLTSLQMGYRHVPLLNKNGDLIPSAGLFVHVMVLDAE is encoded by the exons ATGTCCTGCATTAAGAGGGAGCCTGAACTGAGCAGATCTCAGGAATTACTCCAACATGTCAGGAGCCAGAAGGTGACACAAGTGAACGCAAGTCTCCTGG GCATGGAGGGTGATCAGGACCTCCAGTTCCTCCTGCAGGGAGGAGACCTCCTGAAGGTCCGCTCGCAGTCCTGGAAAAAGACTCGCTACTTTAAACTTCAGGACGACTGCAAGACCATGTGGCGCGAATCAAAGAGGACCTTCAGGAAGAAGCAGACCTGTGAGTGCTGCCCCACCACTTCACCTGAAT TCTTGCTGGACGACATCTCGGTGGTGCGACACGGACGCCAGTCAGAGGGCTTGAAGAAGAACACGGAGGAGAATGTGGAGGGCCGCTGCTTCTCCATCATGTTCAAAAGTCAACGCAAGACCCTGGACCTGATCgccagctcagaggaggaggccaaGCAGTGGGTCAGCAGCCTGCAGAAAGTGATGTTCAACATCAGCAACCTCAGTCACCAGCAGAAGACGGAGCA CTGGATCTACAGCTGCCTGAGGAAAGCAGACAAGAACGACGACGACAAGCTGAGCGAGTCCGAGGTCAAACGCTTCCTGCGTCTGAtaaacattgaagtggatgacGATTACGCCGAAATGCTTTTCAAG aaatgtgacaaatCCAACACTGGCTTACTGTCCGGAGAGGAGATCGAGCATTTTTACGACCTGTTGACCCACCGCGAGGAAATCGATGTGATCTATGGAGCGTATGCTAAAACCACCGGCTATATGAGCCCCCAAAACCTGCTGGACTTCCTGATGAAGGAGCAAAGAGAAGAAGTCACTCTTGCCGACGCACACAATATCATCAGGAAGTTTGAGCCAGATGAAGGTG CCAAGGggaagcagctgctgtccaAAGACGGTTTCCTCATGTACCTGCACAACGCAGACACCATGGTTTTAAATCCCAAACACAAGGAAGTGTACCAAGACATGAGCCAGCCCCTCAACCACTATTTCATCTCCTCCTCGCACAACACCTACCTCATGGAGGATCAGCTCAAAGggcccagcagcacagaggCTTACGTCAG GGCCCTGCTGAAGGGCTGCCGCTGCGTGGAGCTGGACTGCTGGGACGGCTCGGATGACGAGCCGGTGATCTACCACGGCCACACACTCACGTCCAAGATCCTCTTCAGAGACGCAATTCAAGCCATCAAGGAATATGCCTTCAAG ACGTCTGATTACCCGGTTATCCTCTCCCTGGAGAACCACTGCAGTGTGGAGCAGCAGACCGTCATGGCTCATCATATGAACTCCATCCTGGGGAGTGCGCTTATCACCTCTCCCCTGGGTGAAGGCATGCCCTCAAACTTCCCATCTCCCGAG GAGCTAAAGGGGAAGTTTCTGATCAAAGGGAAGAGACTAAACAAACTGGAGGCCAGCTTCGTGCAAGAtactgcagctgctgaagatACAGATGTgactgaggaggaagagtcgaatgatgaggatgaagagcagcagaagaagagcaag aaaaagctgaaaatggcCAAAGATCTGTCCGACATGGTGATCTACTGCAAGAGCGTCCACTTCCACGGCTTCGAGGACGCCAGGAAAAACCTGGGTTTCTACGAGATGTCGTCCTTCAAGGAGCATAAAGCCATGGGGCTGGCCGAGGAGTCGG CAAACGCCTACATCCTCCATAACGTGGAGAAGCTGAGCCGCATCTATCCAGCGGGATCCAGGGCCGACTCTTCCAACTATAACCCGGTACCGCTGTGGAACGCCGGCTGCCAAATCG TCGCCCTGAACTTCCAGACCAGCTGCTCGGAGATGGATGTGAACCAGGGCAGGTTTCTGGTCAACGGGAAGAGCGGCTACGTCCTGAAACCGGCCTACATGAGGGACCTGTCCTCAGAGTTCGACCCCATCACCCTGACCCGGGGTGACTGGCTGAAGCCCAAAACGCTGCACGTCATG GTCATATCTGGCCAGCAGCTCCCCAAAGTCAACAAGAAGAAATCCTCCATCGTGGATCCGCTGGTTAAAGTGGAAATCTATGGCGTCCAGGCTGATGTCGCAGAGAAAGAGACCAATGCTATCGAGAACAACG GTTTCAACCCGGAGTGGAATGAGAACTTTCAGTTCGACGTGTACGTGCCAGACCTCGCTCTGCTCCGCTTCGTCGTCAAGGACTACGACTCCACGTCGGGCAACGAGTTCATCGGACAGTACACACTTCCCCTCACGAGCCTACAAATgg GATACAGACACGTGCCTCTGCTCAATAAGAACGGAGACCTCATCCCCTCAGCCGGACTCTTTGTGCACGTCATGGTCCTGGACGCTGAATAA
- the LOC115406053 gene encoding 1-phosphatidylinositol 4,5-bisphosphate phosphodiesterase delta-1-like isoform X2, which produces METNGLEKKVDGMEGDQDLQFLLQGGDLLKVRSQSWKKTRYFKLQDDCKTMWRESKRTFRKKQTFLLDDISVVRHGRQSEGLKKNTEENVEGRCFSIMFKSQRKTLDLIASSEEEAKQWVSSLQKVMFNISNLSHQQKTEHWIYSCLRKADKNDDDKLSESEVKRFLRLINIEVDDDYAEMLFKKCDKSNTGLLSGEEIEHFYDLLTHREEIDVIYGAYAKTTGYMSPQNLLDFLMKEQREEVTLADAHNIIRKFEPDEGAKGKQLLSKDGFLMYLHNADTMVLNPKHKEVYQDMSQPLNHYFISSSHNTYLMEDQLKGPSSTEAYVRALLKGCRCVELDCWDGSDDEPVIYHGHTLTSKILFRDAIQAIKEYAFKTSDYPVILSLENHCSVEQQTVMAHHMNSILGSALITSPLGEGMPSNFPSPEELKGKFLIKGKRLNKLEASFVQDTAAAEDTDVTEEEESNDEDEEQQKKSKKKLKMAKDLSDMVIYCKSVHFHGFEDARKNLGFYEMSSFKEHKAMGLAEESANAYILHNVEKLSRIYPAGSRADSSNYNPVPLWNAGCQIVALNFQTSCSEMDVNQGRFLVNGKSGYVLKPAYMRDLSSEFDPITLTRGDWLKPKTLHVMVISGQQLPKVNKKKSSIVDPLVKVEIYGVQADVAEKETNAIENNGFNPEWNENFQFDVYVPDLALLRFVVKDYDSTSGNEFIGQYTLPLTSLQMGYRHVPLLNKNGDLIPSAGLFVHVMVLDAE; this is translated from the exons ATGGAAACGAATGGACTCGAAAAGAAAGTGGACG GCATGGAGGGTGATCAGGACCTCCAGTTCCTCCTGCAGGGAGGAGACCTCCTGAAGGTCCGCTCGCAGTCCTGGAAAAAGACTCGCTACTTTAAACTTCAGGACGACTGCAAGACCATGTGGCGCGAATCAAAGAGGACCTTCAGGAAGAAGCAGACCT TCTTGCTGGACGACATCTCGGTGGTGCGACACGGACGCCAGTCAGAGGGCTTGAAGAAGAACACGGAGGAGAATGTGGAGGGCCGCTGCTTCTCCATCATGTTCAAAAGTCAACGCAAGACCCTGGACCTGATCgccagctcagaggaggaggccaaGCAGTGGGTCAGCAGCCTGCAGAAAGTGATGTTCAACATCAGCAACCTCAGTCACCAGCAGAAGACGGAGCA CTGGATCTACAGCTGCCTGAGGAAAGCAGACAAGAACGACGACGACAAGCTGAGCGAGTCCGAGGTCAAACGCTTCCTGCGTCTGAtaaacattgaagtggatgacGATTACGCCGAAATGCTTTTCAAG aaatgtgacaaatCCAACACTGGCTTACTGTCCGGAGAGGAGATCGAGCATTTTTACGACCTGTTGACCCACCGCGAGGAAATCGATGTGATCTATGGAGCGTATGCTAAAACCACCGGCTATATGAGCCCCCAAAACCTGCTGGACTTCCTGATGAAGGAGCAAAGAGAAGAAGTCACTCTTGCCGACGCACACAATATCATCAGGAAGTTTGAGCCAGATGAAGGTG CCAAGGggaagcagctgctgtccaAAGACGGTTTCCTCATGTACCTGCACAACGCAGACACCATGGTTTTAAATCCCAAACACAAGGAAGTGTACCAAGACATGAGCCAGCCCCTCAACCACTATTTCATCTCCTCCTCGCACAACACCTACCTCATGGAGGATCAGCTCAAAGggcccagcagcacagaggCTTACGTCAG GGCCCTGCTGAAGGGCTGCCGCTGCGTGGAGCTGGACTGCTGGGACGGCTCGGATGACGAGCCGGTGATCTACCACGGCCACACACTCACGTCCAAGATCCTCTTCAGAGACGCAATTCAAGCCATCAAGGAATATGCCTTCAAG ACGTCTGATTACCCGGTTATCCTCTCCCTGGAGAACCACTGCAGTGTGGAGCAGCAGACCGTCATGGCTCATCATATGAACTCCATCCTGGGGAGTGCGCTTATCACCTCTCCCCTGGGTGAAGGCATGCCCTCAAACTTCCCATCTCCCGAG GAGCTAAAGGGGAAGTTTCTGATCAAAGGGAAGAGACTAAACAAACTGGAGGCCAGCTTCGTGCAAGAtactgcagctgctgaagatACAGATGTgactgaggaggaagagtcgaatgatgaggatgaagagcagcagaagaagagcaag aaaaagctgaaaatggcCAAAGATCTGTCCGACATGGTGATCTACTGCAAGAGCGTCCACTTCCACGGCTTCGAGGACGCCAGGAAAAACCTGGGTTTCTACGAGATGTCGTCCTTCAAGGAGCATAAAGCCATGGGGCTGGCCGAGGAGTCGG CAAACGCCTACATCCTCCATAACGTGGAGAAGCTGAGCCGCATCTATCCAGCGGGATCCAGGGCCGACTCTTCCAACTATAACCCGGTACCGCTGTGGAACGCCGGCTGCCAAATCG TCGCCCTGAACTTCCAGACCAGCTGCTCGGAGATGGATGTGAACCAGGGCAGGTTTCTGGTCAACGGGAAGAGCGGCTACGTCCTGAAACCGGCCTACATGAGGGACCTGTCCTCAGAGTTCGACCCCATCACCCTGACCCGGGGTGACTGGCTGAAGCCCAAAACGCTGCACGTCATG GTCATATCTGGCCAGCAGCTCCCCAAAGTCAACAAGAAGAAATCCTCCATCGTGGATCCGCTGGTTAAAGTGGAAATCTATGGCGTCCAGGCTGATGTCGCAGAGAAAGAGACCAATGCTATCGAGAACAACG GTTTCAACCCGGAGTGGAATGAGAACTTTCAGTTCGACGTGTACGTGCCAGACCTCGCTCTGCTCCGCTTCGTCGTCAAGGACTACGACTCCACGTCGGGCAACGAGTTCATCGGACAGTACACACTTCCCCTCACGAGCCTACAAATgg GATACAGACACGTGCCTCTGCTCAATAAGAACGGAGACCTCATCCCCTCAGCCGGACTCTTTGTGCACGTCATGGTCCTGGACGCTGAATAA
- the LOC115406053 gene encoding 1-phosphatidylinositol 4,5-bisphosphate phosphodiesterase delta-1-like isoform X4, with protein MSCIKREPELSRSQELLQHVRSQKVTQVNASLLGMEGDQDLQFLLQGGDLLKVRSQSWKKTRYFKLQDDCKTMWRESKRTFRKKQTFLLDDISVVRHGRQSEGLKKNTEENVEGRCFSIMFKSQRKTLDLIASSEEEAKQWVSSLQKVMFNISNLSHQQKTEHWIYSCLRKADKNDDDKLSESEVKRFLRLINIEVDDDYAEMLFKKCDKSNTGLLSGEEIEHFYDLLTHREEIDVIYGAYAKTTGYMSPQNLLDFLMKEQREEVTLADAHNIIRKFEPDEGAKGKQLLSKDGFLMYLHNADTMVLNPKHKEVYQDMSQPLNHYFISSSHNTYLMEDQLKGPSSTEAYVRALLKGCRCVELDCWDGSDDEPVIYHGHTLTSKILFRDAIQAIKEYAFKTSDYPVILSLENHCSVEQQTVMAHHMNSILGSALITSPLGEGMPSNFPSPEELKGKFLIKGKRLNKLEASFVQDTAAAEDTDVTEEEESNDEDEEQQKKSKKKLKMAKDLSDMVIYCKSVHFHGFEDARKNLGFYEMSSFKEHKAMGLAEESANAYILHNVEKLSRIYPAGSRADSSNYNPVPLWNAGCQIVALNFQTSCSEMDVNQGRFLVNGKSGYVLKPAYMRDLSSEFDPITLTRGDWLKPKTLHVMVISGQQLPKVNKKKSSIVDPLVKVEIYGVQADVAEKETNAIENNGFNPEWNENFQFDVYVPDLALLRFVVKDYDSTSGNEFIGQYTLPLTSLQMGYRHVPLLNKNGDLIPSAGLFVHVMVLDAE; from the exons ATGTCCTGCATTAAGAGGGAGCCTGAACTGAGCAGATCTCAGGAATTACTCCAACATGTCAGGAGCCAGAAGGTGACACAAGTGAACGCAAGTCTCCTGG GCATGGAGGGTGATCAGGACCTCCAGTTCCTCCTGCAGGGAGGAGACCTCCTGAAGGTCCGCTCGCAGTCCTGGAAAAAGACTCGCTACTTTAAACTTCAGGACGACTGCAAGACCATGTGGCGCGAATCAAAGAGGACCTTCAGGAAGAAGCAGACCT TCTTGCTGGACGACATCTCGGTGGTGCGACACGGACGCCAGTCAGAGGGCTTGAAGAAGAACACGGAGGAGAATGTGGAGGGCCGCTGCTTCTCCATCATGTTCAAAAGTCAACGCAAGACCCTGGACCTGATCgccagctcagaggaggaggccaaGCAGTGGGTCAGCAGCCTGCAGAAAGTGATGTTCAACATCAGCAACCTCAGTCACCAGCAGAAGACGGAGCA CTGGATCTACAGCTGCCTGAGGAAAGCAGACAAGAACGACGACGACAAGCTGAGCGAGTCCGAGGTCAAACGCTTCCTGCGTCTGAtaaacattgaagtggatgacGATTACGCCGAAATGCTTTTCAAG aaatgtgacaaatCCAACACTGGCTTACTGTCCGGAGAGGAGATCGAGCATTTTTACGACCTGTTGACCCACCGCGAGGAAATCGATGTGATCTATGGAGCGTATGCTAAAACCACCGGCTATATGAGCCCCCAAAACCTGCTGGACTTCCTGATGAAGGAGCAAAGAGAAGAAGTCACTCTTGCCGACGCACACAATATCATCAGGAAGTTTGAGCCAGATGAAGGTG CCAAGGggaagcagctgctgtccaAAGACGGTTTCCTCATGTACCTGCACAACGCAGACACCATGGTTTTAAATCCCAAACACAAGGAAGTGTACCAAGACATGAGCCAGCCCCTCAACCACTATTTCATCTCCTCCTCGCACAACACCTACCTCATGGAGGATCAGCTCAAAGggcccagcagcacagaggCTTACGTCAG GGCCCTGCTGAAGGGCTGCCGCTGCGTGGAGCTGGACTGCTGGGACGGCTCGGATGACGAGCCGGTGATCTACCACGGCCACACACTCACGTCCAAGATCCTCTTCAGAGACGCAATTCAAGCCATCAAGGAATATGCCTTCAAG ACGTCTGATTACCCGGTTATCCTCTCCCTGGAGAACCACTGCAGTGTGGAGCAGCAGACCGTCATGGCTCATCATATGAACTCCATCCTGGGGAGTGCGCTTATCACCTCTCCCCTGGGTGAAGGCATGCCCTCAAACTTCCCATCTCCCGAG GAGCTAAAGGGGAAGTTTCTGATCAAAGGGAAGAGACTAAACAAACTGGAGGCCAGCTTCGTGCAAGAtactgcagctgctgaagatACAGATGTgactgaggaggaagagtcgaatgatgaggatgaagagcagcagaagaagagcaag aaaaagctgaaaatggcCAAAGATCTGTCCGACATGGTGATCTACTGCAAGAGCGTCCACTTCCACGGCTTCGAGGACGCCAGGAAAAACCTGGGTTTCTACGAGATGTCGTCCTTCAAGGAGCATAAAGCCATGGGGCTGGCCGAGGAGTCGG CAAACGCCTACATCCTCCATAACGTGGAGAAGCTGAGCCGCATCTATCCAGCGGGATCCAGGGCCGACTCTTCCAACTATAACCCGGTACCGCTGTGGAACGCCGGCTGCCAAATCG TCGCCCTGAACTTCCAGACCAGCTGCTCGGAGATGGATGTGAACCAGGGCAGGTTTCTGGTCAACGGGAAGAGCGGCTACGTCCTGAAACCGGCCTACATGAGGGACCTGTCCTCAGAGTTCGACCCCATCACCCTGACCCGGGGTGACTGGCTGAAGCCCAAAACGCTGCACGTCATG GTCATATCTGGCCAGCAGCTCCCCAAAGTCAACAAGAAGAAATCCTCCATCGTGGATCCGCTGGTTAAAGTGGAAATCTATGGCGTCCAGGCTGATGTCGCAGAGAAAGAGACCAATGCTATCGAGAACAACG GTTTCAACCCGGAGTGGAATGAGAACTTTCAGTTCGACGTGTACGTGCCAGACCTCGCTCTGCTCCGCTTCGTCGTCAAGGACTACGACTCCACGTCGGGCAACGAGTTCATCGGACAGTACACACTTCCCCTCACGAGCCTACAAATgg GATACAGACACGTGCCTCTGCTCAATAAGAACGGAGACCTCATCCCCTCAGCCGGACTCTTTGTGCACGTCATGGTCCTGGACGCTGAATAA